Proteins co-encoded in one Zalophus californianus isolate mZalCal1 chromosome 9, mZalCal1.pri.v2, whole genome shotgun sequence genomic window:
- the PDGFB gene encoding platelet-derived growth factor subunit B isoform X2 — MNRCWALFLSLCCYLRLVSAEGDPIPEELYEMLSDHSIRSFDDLQRLLHGASVDEDGAELDLNLTRSHSGGELESLPRGRRSLGSPTVAEPAMIAECKTRTEVFEISRRLIDHTNANFLVWPPCVEVQRCSGCCNNRNVQCRPTRVQLRPVQVRKIEIVRKKPTFKKATVTLEDHLACKCETVVATRPVTRSPGSSQEQRARTPQTRVTIRTVRVRRPPKGKHRKFKHTHDKKALKETLGA, encoded by the exons ATGAATCGCTGCTGGGcgctcttcctgtctctctgctGCTACCTGCGTCTGGTCAGCGCCGAG GGGGACCCCATTCCCGAGGAGCTCTACGAGATGCTGAGTGACCACTCGATCCGCTCCTTTGATGACCTCCAGCGCCTGCTGCACGGAGCCTCCGTAG ATGAAGACGGGGCCGAGTTGGACCTGAATTTGACCCGATCCCATTCTGGAGGCGAGCTGGAGAGCTTACCCCGAGGGAGAAGGAGCCTAG gTTCGCCGACGGTCGCCGAGCCGGCCATGATCGCCGAGTGCAAGACGCGCACTGAGGTGTTCGAGATCTCGCGGCGCCTCATCGATCACACCAACGCCAACTTCCTGGTGTGGCCGCCGTGCGTGGAGGTGCAGCGCTGCTCCGGCTGCTGTAACAACCGCAACGTGCAGTGCCGCCCCACCCGGGTGCAGCTGCGGCCCGTCCAG GTGAGAAAAATCGAGATTGTACGGAAGAAGCCAACCTTTAAGAAGGCCACAGTGACCCTGGAGGACCACCTGGCGTGCAAGTGTGAGACAGTGGTGGCTACTCGACCCGTGACCCGAAGCCCAGGGAGTAGCCAAGAGCAGCGAG CCAGGACACCCCAAACTCGGGTGACCATTCGGACAGTGCGAGTCCGCCGGCCCCCCAAGGGGAAGCACCGGAAGTTCAAGCACACGCATGACAAGAAGGCACTGAAGGAGACCCTCGGAGCCTAG
- the PDGFB gene encoding platelet-derived growth factor subunit B isoform X1, translated as MNRCWALFLSLCCYLRLVSAEGDPIPEELYEMLSDHSIRSFDDLQRLLHGASVDEDGAELDLNLTRSHSGGELESLPRGRRSLGSPTVAEPAMIAECKTRTEVFEISRRLIDHTNANFLVWPPCVEVQRCSGCCNNRNVQCRPTRVQLRPVQVRKIEIVRKKPTFKKATVTLEDHLACKCETVVATRPVTRSPGSSQEQRAARTPQTRVTIRTVRVRRPPKGKHRKFKHTHDKKALKETLGA; from the exons ATGAATCGCTGCTGGGcgctcttcctgtctctctgctGCTACCTGCGTCTGGTCAGCGCCGAG GGGGACCCCATTCCCGAGGAGCTCTACGAGATGCTGAGTGACCACTCGATCCGCTCCTTTGATGACCTCCAGCGCCTGCTGCACGGAGCCTCCGTAG ATGAAGACGGGGCCGAGTTGGACCTGAATTTGACCCGATCCCATTCTGGAGGCGAGCTGGAGAGCTTACCCCGAGGGAGAAGGAGCCTAG gTTCGCCGACGGTCGCCGAGCCGGCCATGATCGCCGAGTGCAAGACGCGCACTGAGGTGTTCGAGATCTCGCGGCGCCTCATCGATCACACCAACGCCAACTTCCTGGTGTGGCCGCCGTGCGTGGAGGTGCAGCGCTGCTCCGGCTGCTGTAACAACCGCAACGTGCAGTGCCGCCCCACCCGGGTGCAGCTGCGGCCCGTCCAG GTGAGAAAAATCGAGATTGTACGGAAGAAGCCAACCTTTAAGAAGGCCACAGTGACCCTGGAGGACCACCTGGCGTGCAAGTGTGAGACAGTGGTGGCTACTCGACCCGTGACCCGAAGCCCAGGGAGTAGCCAAGAGCAGCGAG cAGCCAGGACACCCCAAACTCGGGTGACCATTCGGACAGTGCGAGTCCGCCGGCCCCCCAAGGGGAAGCACCGGAAGTTCAAGCACACGCATGACAAGAAGGCACTGAAGGAGACCCTCGGAGCCTAG